In a single window of the Methylophaga frappieri genome:
- a CDS encoding AAA family ATPase, with product MSFIVSHDFIKATEHSDLAPYRDKVAREEADSRGIVKSTEIEVEPRQLSLIALQDMARVADKLADRQSKRAIEAILLARDGEFDNPIPNFKAFSSTLQSYLKHNLIDGWVYIQKADQKYYPALVTDFSYKPAAAHAEESLLIHVCHLSPSMTKGYYGFEHDYIVFYPSEVNKKRIAEALEVKHVYKETDALKADYEASMARYYQAIQGQFSEQFIAEGFLFTDRAQANSDGAAVKARVIHDMAANEVKTYSQLRESCLVDDEENLLPLPEWCLLRVFNLKTHAFFWIHSDYLTAYEYDQSLKDKLILPKTHHDLLDVLTTNVDIFSGDIIEGKTAGNVILCKGIPGVGKTLTAEIYSELIERPLYLLHSGSLGTNAKDIEENLRTIFARSERWNCVLLLDEADVFIVKRHDNIEQNAIVAEFLRTMEYFSGLLFMTTNRPSDIDEAIISRCAAIIEYTIPTPENAARIWQVFARQYQFDLTDKLLGQLLATFEQISPRDMKMLLRLVLRVANNLQVAPDIDTFRKCAMFRAIKITETDF from the coding sequence GTGTCATTTATTGTTTCTCATGATTTTATCAAAGCCACTGAACACAGCGATCTGGCGCCATATCGGGACAAAGTAGCGCGCGAAGAAGCTGATAGTCGGGGCATTGTGAAATCAACGGAAATTGAGGTTGAGCCGCGTCAACTCTCTTTGATTGCCTTGCAGGATATGGCGCGGGTAGCGGATAAATTAGCTGATAGACAGTCAAAACGGGCCATTGAGGCAATTTTACTGGCACGGGATGGTGAATTTGATAATCCGATTCCTAATTTCAAAGCGTTTTCCTCCACGCTGCAGTCTTATCTGAAACATAACCTCATCGACGGCTGGGTTTATATCCAAAAAGCAGACCAAAAATACTATCCAGCTTTGGTGACTGATTTCAGTTATAAACCTGCCGCGGCCCACGCAGAGGAATCTTTGTTGATTCATGTCTGCCATTTATCGCCCAGCATGACCAAAGGCTATTACGGCTTTGAGCATGACTACATTGTTTTTTACCCCAGTGAGGTAAATAAAAAACGGATTGCTGAAGCGCTTGAAGTGAAGCACGTCTATAAAGAAACTGACGCGCTTAAAGCGGATTATGAAGCCAGTATGGCACGGTATTACCAAGCTATTCAGGGGCAGTTTTCCGAACAATTTATTGCAGAAGGGTTTTTATTTACGGACCGGGCACAAGCCAACTCCGATGGCGCTGCCGTGAAAGCCAGAGTGATTCACGACATGGCAGCCAATGAGGTCAAAACTTACTCGCAGCTGCGTGAGTCCTGTTTGGTTGACGACGAGGAGAATTTACTCCCCCTGCCGGAGTGGTGTTTGCTACGGGTTTTTAACCTGAAAACCCACGCGTTTTTTTGGATTCATTCCGATTACTTAACGGCATATGAATATGATCAGTCTCTAAAAGATAAGTTGATTCTTCCAAAAACCCATCACGATCTGCTGGATGTCCTAACCACCAATGTCGATATATTCAGCGGCGATATTATTGAAGGCAAAACAGCAGGTAATGTGATTCTTTGTAAAGGCATTCCCGGGGTGGGTAAAACACTGACTGCCGAGATTTATTCTGAATTAATCGAACGGCCACTGTACTTATTGCATTCCGGTTCACTCGGCACCAATGCCAAGGACATTGAGGAAAACCTGAGAACCATTTTTGCCCGCAGTGAGCGCTGGAATTGTGTGCTGTTACTGGATGAAGCGGATGTATTTATTGTTAAACGGCACGATAACATCGAGCAAAACGCCATCGTTGCTGAGTTTTTACGAACCATGGAGTATTTTAGTGGTTTGCTGTTTATGACAACTAACCGCCCTTCGGATATTGATGAAGCCATTATCTCCCGCTGTGCTGCCATTATCGAATACACGATTCCGACCCCAGAAAATGCAGCCAGAATATGGCAAGTTTTTGCCCGGCAATACCAATTCGATTTGACGGATAAATTGTTGGGGCAACTACTCGCAACATTCGAACAAATCAGTCCACGTGATATGAAAATGCTGCTGCGACTGGTGTTGCGCGTCGCTAATAATCTGCAGGTTGCACCCGATATTGACACTTTTCGAAAATGCGCGATGTTCCGGGCAATAAAAATCACGGAAACGGATTTTTAA
- a CDS encoding ion transporter, which translates to MNPSQQRAFLSFQDHFEQLRHNRLFEWSVVAVIIFSALLAGAKTYDIPVSVSRTMVWLDYAITLFFLIEISIRFLGERRKRDFLKSGWNVFDTLIVIASLVPIEDSELAFVGRLLRIFRVLRMVSIIPELRHLLNSLLKALPQLSYVALMMFIIVYIFAAVGTSLFADINETLWGDIAVAMLTLFRVMTFEDWTDVMYETMAVYPLSWVFYLLFIFLNTFAFLNMLIGIVVNVMEQERQEAQQQLHKNDPTLHDVLHELQALKELVRQQTK; encoded by the coding sequence ATGAACCCTTCACAACAACGCGCTTTTCTCAGTTTCCAAGACCATTTTGAACAACTACGTCATAACCGCCTATTTGAATGGTCGGTGGTGGCTGTGATTATTTTTTCAGCCTTGCTTGCCGGCGCAAAAACTTATGATATTCCGGTCAGTGTATCGCGGACAATGGTGTGGCTGGATTATGCCATTACGCTGTTCTTTTTAATTGAGATCAGTATTCGATTTTTAGGCGAGCGACGGAAACGTGACTTTTTGAAAAGCGGGTGGAATGTCTTTGATACCTTGATTGTCATTGCCAGTCTGGTGCCAATCGAAGACAGTGAACTCGCTTTTGTTGGCCGCTTATTGCGCATTTTTCGTGTACTGCGGATGGTCTCCATCATTCCTGAGCTTCGCCATTTGCTGAACTCATTGCTTAAAGCCTTGCCTCAGCTTAGTTACGTGGCGTTGATGATGTTCATTATTGTTTATATTTTTGCCGCCGTGGGCACATCACTTTTTGCCGATATTAATGAAACCTTGTGGGGGGATATTGCGGTCGCGATGCTGACCTTATTCAGGGTCATGACTTTTGAGGACTGGACTGACGTCATGTATGAAACCATGGCCGTTTATCCGCTCAGCTGGGTATTTTATTTGCTGTTTATTTTTCTTAATACCTTTGCTTTTTTAAATATGTTGATTGGTATTGTGGTCAATGTCATGGAGCAAGAACGTCAGGAAGCACAACAACAGCTTCATAAAAACGATCCAACACTGCATGATGTTTTACACGAATTACAAGCCCTTAAAGAACTGGTTCGCCAGCAGACCAAATAA
- the cmoA gene encoding carboxy-S-adenosyl-L-methionine synthase CmoA: protein MTRKTDNIYASALTEMVDFRFDERVADVFPDMIQRSVPGYATLIAGIGILADKYAIEKTHCYDLGCSLGAVTLSMRQRIKAAHCRIIAIDNSAAMIERAERIVKADNSRVPVSLRQEDICHSPITNASVVVMNFTLQFVPVDQRNALIAKVYAGLEPGGVLIVSEKLTFDDADSAAWFIDSHLDFKRANGYSDMEISQKRSALEHVLIPETESAHHARFAQAGFQRSLRWFQCFNFASFIAFK from the coding sequence ATGACCCGAAAAACCGATAATATTTACGCTTCGGCGTTGACAGAAATGGTCGATTTTCGCTTTGATGAACGTGTTGCTGATGTTTTTCCCGACATGATCCAGCGTTCCGTTCCCGGTTATGCAACGCTCATTGCGGGTATTGGTATTTTGGCAGACAAGTACGCCATTGAAAAAACCCATTGTTATGACCTTGGCTGTTCGCTGGGCGCGGTGACCTTATCCATGCGGCAGCGTATTAAAGCTGCACATTGCCGCATTATCGCCATAGATAACTCGGCAGCCATGATTGAACGGGCTGAACGCATTGTGAAGGCTGATAACAGCCGCGTGCCGGTGTCACTGCGACAGGAAGATATTTGTCATAGTCCGATTACCAATGCCAGTGTCGTTGTCATGAACTTTACTTTGCAGTTTGTGCCCGTCGACCAACGCAATGCGCTGATTGCCAAAGTGTATGCTGGCCTTGAGCCGGGCGGTGTGCTAATTGTCTCTGAGAAACTCACTTTCGATGATGCTGATTCGGCAGCGTGGTTTATTGATAGTCATCTCGATTTTAAACGGGCGAATGGCTATTCCGATATGGAAATCAGTCAAAAACGCAGTGCTTTAGAGCATGTGTTGATTCCGGAAACCGAGTCAGCCCACCATGCCCGGTTTGCACAGGCTGGTTTTCAGCGTTCACTACGTTGGTTTCAATGTTTTAATTTTGCTTCATTCATTGCTTTTAAATAA
- the cmoB gene encoding tRNA 5-methoxyuridine(34)/uridine 5-oxyacetic acid(34) synthase CmoB, producing MTYQLFYDWLGSVGQTTWQHQLAQYTTRRLSPEQHGKLPEWQAMLKALPVIKPSEIKFDDVIQIGNAADVDAQQREQILAGLKLLLPWRKGPYQLFDIEIDTEWRSDWKWQRLKPHIQPLSGRAVLDIGGGNGYHGWRMVEEGAQMVMGIDPTWLFVMQYQLMQHFIQSERHFVFPLGIEHMPPELALFDTVFSMGVLYHRRSPIDHLMECRQCLRSGGELVLETLVVPGEAGYALMPENRYARMRNVWFIPSVDTLIQWLTRCGFQAIRCVDVSPTSLAEQRRTSWMPSQSLADFLTEDGELTVEGYPAPLRAIIVANSP from the coding sequence ATGACTTATCAGCTTTTTTATGATTGGTTAGGCAGCGTTGGCCAAACCACTTGGCAACATCAGTTAGCGCAATATACGACAAGACGCCTCTCACCTGAGCAACATGGCAAGTTACCGGAGTGGCAAGCTATGCTGAAGGCGTTGCCAGTGATTAAACCCTCTGAGATAAAGTTCGATGATGTTATCCAGATTGGCAATGCGGCAGACGTTGATGCGCAGCAACGTGAGCAGATCCTGGCGGGATTAAAACTGTTGTTGCCATGGCGAAAAGGGCCGTATCAGTTATTTGATATCGAGATCGATACAGAATGGCGATCGGATTGGAAATGGCAACGGTTAAAACCCCATATTCAGCCGCTATCAGGACGTGCCGTTCTGGATATTGGTGGTGGCAATGGTTACCACGGTTGGCGGATGGTCGAGGAAGGCGCGCAAATGGTCATGGGTATTGATCCGACCTGGCTCTTTGTTATGCAGTATCAGCTGATGCAACACTTTATTCAAAGTGAACGACACTTTGTCTTTCCACTGGGCATCGAACATATGCCTCCAGAATTAGCCTTGTTTGATACCGTCTTTTCAATGGGCGTGTTATATCATCGTCGTTCACCCATTGATCATTTGATGGAGTGCCGACAATGTTTGAGAAGTGGCGGGGAACTTGTTCTGGAAACGTTGGTGGTTCCCGGTGAGGCTGGTTACGCACTCATGCCTGAAAATCGTTATGCCAGAATGCGAAATGTCTGGTTTATCCCTAGTGTGGATACCTTGATCCAATGGCTTACACGCTGTGGTTTTCAAGCAATTCGATGTGTTGATGTGTCGCCAACCTCACTAGCAGAACAACGGCGTACCAGTTGGATGCCGTCACAATCTTTAGCAGATTTTTTGACAGAAGATGGTGAATTAACGGTTGAAGGTTATCCGGCGCCGCTCAGAGCAATTATCGTCGCCAATTCGCCTTGA
- a CDS encoding GNAT family N-acetyltransferase, with translation MQSQGMSHWIGVYDLDSVTQQIKTKSVYKLVLSEQIKACVALSPIPAPYYADCWPDAPMADWYLTMLAVMPDEQQSGFGSILLNFAKQQLTGGETLQLDAVAHYPELLRFYRKHGFTQLTSGIGLGDRRYLFGWSLSPSPNRLNMKPVD, from the coding sequence ATGCAATCACAAGGGATGTCGCATTGGATAGGCGTCTATGACCTAGACTCAGTGACACAACAAATTAAAACTAAAAGTGTTTACAAGTTAGTGCTATCAGAACAAATCAAAGCCTGTGTCGCCTTATCACCAATACCAGCACCCTATTACGCAGATTGCTGGCCTGATGCTCCAATGGCAGACTGGTATCTGACCATGCTGGCAGTGATGCCTGACGAGCAACAATCCGGATTTGGATCGATACTGCTTAATTTTGCAAAACAGCAACTGACAGGGGGTGAGACACTGCAACTGGACGCTGTTGCACATTATCCTGAATTACTTCGGTTTTATCGCAAACATGGTTTTACTCAACTGACCTCGGGCATAGGTCTTGGCGATCGGCGTTATTTGTTTGGCTGGTCACTATCCCCCTCCCCCAACCGCCTCAATATGAAGCCAGTCGATTAG
- a CDS encoding CPXCG motif-containing cysteine-rich protein codes for MQAIQEHAVNCPYCGEVISLLIDSSEVFQDYIEDCEVCCRPIRLQIDCGDGSECTILTFHENDTI; via the coding sequence ATGCAGGCTATACAAGAACACGCAGTTAATTGTCCTTATTGTGGTGAAGTTATCAGCTTATTGATTGATAGCAGTGAGGTGTTTCAGGATTATATAGAAGACTGTGAAGTCTGCTGCCGACCGATTCGATTGCAAATAGATTGCGGTGATGGTTCAGAATGCACAATTTTAACATTCCACGAGAATGACACAATTTAA
- a CDS encoding lipocalin family protein, whose product MFSKWTTGCAGLLFIAGCASHPPMPTVDYVDLDRFMGDWYVIANIPTFIEKGAHNALESYERNSDGSIATTFEFRKDSYDGPLKTYHPTGFVQDNGSNAIWGMQFIWPIKADYRIIYLNADYTQTVIGRKQRDYVWIMARTPEISEADYQQLRRFIADQGYDVEAIREVPQRW is encoded by the coding sequence ATGTTTTCCAAGTGGACAACGGGATGTGCAGGACTATTATTCATAGCAGGTTGCGCCTCACACCCGCCAATGCCGACGGTAGATTACGTTGATTTGGATCGTTTTATGGGGGATTGGTATGTGATTGCCAATATTCCCACCTTTATTGAGAAGGGCGCTCACAATGCACTTGAATCATATGAACGAAATTCGGATGGCTCAATTGCCACTACCTTTGAATTTCGAAAAGACAGTTATGACGGCCCTTTAAAAACCTATCACCCGACCGGTTTTGTGCAAGATAACGGTTCTAATGCAATTTGGGGCATGCAGTTTATCTGGCCAATAAAAGCAGATTATCGGATCATTTATTTAAATGCTGATTACACGCAAACAGTGATTGGTCGAAAGCAGCGTGATTATGTGTGGATTATGGCTCGCACACCAGAAATAAGTGAGGCAGACTATCAACAATTACGACGTTTTATTGCCGATCAAGGCTATGATGTTGAGGCAATAAGAGAGGTCCCACAACGTTGGTAA
- a CDS encoding mechanosensitive ion channel family protein, which yields MDLNKITTFLSNAFDSALTLATSPSFYSQIGFIVLGFLAAQLVASFIRRHIPLLKEPPKSGALLNLRTSIHNSRDLLLPLMMILFLSVTADISQSVLGKAGLVTIAMSWAVIFMLYKLIDRLVQKILFKKLAYYVLLPIAILHVFGWLPPVITYLEGISITLGNIELSAYGVVRVLIFGSILFWLGRLSNHAGQQIIRSQEDLDIGTREVFAKLFQIVLFFVLFLLLLQIMGINLTALAVFGGALGVGLGFGLQSIASNFISGIILLLERSLSVGDYVEMEDGRKGTIRELNMRSTTLETYDGKDIMVPNEQFITTSFTNWTHKNFKQRYALNFQVAYKTDLHFLFDLIREVAARHPRIISGDEVPIEERPDAEISGFGDSGVDILVEFWMEGIDDGENRVGADLLLMLWDAFHEHNIEIPFPQREVKILNQK from the coding sequence ATGGATTTGAATAAAATCACGACTTTTCTCAGTAATGCTTTTGATAGCGCGCTGACGCTAGCAACCAGTCCGAGCTTTTATTCCCAGATTGGTTTTATTGTTCTCGGGTTCTTGGCAGCTCAATTAGTCGCCAGCTTTATTCGTCGCCACATTCCGCTATTAAAAGAGCCGCCCAAAAGCGGCGCATTGCTTAATTTACGGACCTCTATTCACAATAGTCGTGATCTTCTCTTGCCACTGATGATGATCTTATTCTTATCAGTTACAGCCGATATTAGTCAGTCAGTCCTTGGCAAAGCGGGTTTGGTTACCATTGCAATGAGTTGGGCAGTCATTTTTATGCTGTACAAACTCATTGACCGCTTGGTACAAAAAATTCTATTCAAAAAGCTGGCATATTACGTTTTACTGCCTATCGCCATTTTGCATGTATTTGGCTGGTTACCCCCCGTTATTACATACCTGGAAGGGATTTCTATCACGCTGGGTAATATTGAATTATCTGCCTATGGCGTGGTTCGTGTATTGATCTTTGGCTCTATTTTGTTCTGGCTGGGGAGATTATCAAATCATGCTGGCCAGCAGATTATTCGCAGTCAGGAAGACTTGGATATTGGCACCCGGGAAGTGTTTGCCAAACTGTTCCAAATCGTGTTGTTTTTCGTTCTATTCTTGCTTTTACTGCAAATTATGGGGATTAACCTGACCGCCTTGGCCGTATTTGGCGGTGCCTTGGGTGTTGGGCTTGGTTTCGGCCTGCAATCTATCGCTTCAAACTTTATCTCTGGCATTATTCTGCTGCTGGAACGATCGCTCAGCGTCGGCGACTATGTCGAGATGGAAGATGGCCGAAAAGGGACGATTCGTGAGCTGAATATGCGCTCTACCACGTTAGAAACCTATGATGGCAAAGACATTATGGTACCTAACGAACAATTCATTACGACTAGCTTTACTAACTGGACCCATAAAAATTTCAAGCAACGCTATGCACTAAATTTTCAAGTCGCTTACAAAACTGACTTACATTTTCTTTTTGACCTGATTCGAGAAGTGGCTGCACGTCATCCTCGCATCATCAGTGGCGACGAAGTCCCCATCGAAGAAAGACCTGATGCGGAAATTTCCGGTTTTGGCGATTCTGGTGTCGATATTCTGGTTGAATTTTGGATGGAAGGCATCGATGATGGGGAGAATCGTGTCGGTGCCGATCTCTTATTGATGCTATGGGATGCCTTCCATGAACATAATATTGAAATTCCGTTCCCACAACGTGAAGTGAAAATCCTTAATCAGAAATAA
- a CDS encoding MarR family winged helix-turn-helix transcriptional regulator, which produces MSKFENLQLDNQLCFALYSATNAITRVYRQLLADHDLTYTQYLVLLVLWEQDGVAVRDVMKRLRLDSGTLSPILKRLERGGLLTKKRNDSDERIVRIFLTKKSRDMQAEIADIQHQVVCQTKLNSSDFLALLGELESLTETLRQTPLAKSA; this is translated from the coding sequence ATGAGTAAATTTGAAAATTTGCAGCTGGATAACCAGCTCTGCTTTGCACTATATAGTGCCACCAATGCCATTACTCGCGTCTACCGCCAACTTTTGGCAGACCACGACTTAACCTATACGCAATATCTGGTGTTGTTGGTTTTATGGGAACAAGATGGTGTTGCAGTCCGTGATGTAATGAAGCGATTGAGACTTGATTCCGGCACACTTTCGCCTATTTTAAAACGATTGGAACGAGGCGGCTTGTTAACAAAAAAACGCAATGATAGCGATGAACGCATTGTCCGCATCTTCTTAACAAAAAAATCACGCGATATGCAGGCCGAGATTGCCGATATTCAGCATCAGGTTGTTTGTCAAACAAAACTCAACTCATCCGATTTTCTTGCCCTATTAGGCGAATTGGAGTCACTCACTGAAACGCTTCGGCAAACACCGTTAGCCAAATCAGCCTGA